Proteins encoded within one genomic window of Pirellulales bacterium:
- the hisF gene encoding imidazole glycerol phosphate synthase subunit HisF, producing the protein MLAKRVIPCLDIDRGRVVKGTKFLGLRDAGDPVEVAKRYEAEGADELVLLDITASHEGRDIMADVVRQVADVIFMPFTVGGGIRTLDDAARLIKAGAEKVSINSAAVRTPELITQISRKFGSCATVVNIDPKRVKLKGREVLEVHIHGGRVPTGKEAVAWAREVERLGAGEIVLTSMDADGTQSGYDLEVTAAVSQTVSIPVVASGGAGQPEHLADAIQLGCADAALAAGIFHFGQFSIRQVKEVMRKRGIHVRL; encoded by the coding sequence ATGCTTGCCAAACGCGTCATTCCTTGTCTCGATATCGACCGCGGCCGAGTGGTCAAAGGGACGAAGTTTTTGGGTTTGCGCGATGCTGGCGATCCGGTCGAAGTGGCCAAACGGTACGAAGCCGAGGGAGCCGATGAACTGGTGCTGCTCGACATTACGGCCAGCCACGAAGGACGGGACATCATGGCCGACGTGGTTCGGCAGGTGGCCGATGTCATTTTCATGCCCTTCACCGTCGGCGGTGGAATTCGGACTTTGGACGATGCGGCTCGGCTGATTAAGGCGGGGGCCGAGAAAGTCAGCATTAATTCGGCAGCCGTCCGCACACCCGAGCTAATTACGCAGATTTCGCGAAAATTTGGCAGTTGCGCCACCGTCGTGAATATCGACCCCAAACGCGTCAAGCTAAAGGGCCGCGAAGTATTGGAAGTCCACATCCATGGGGGCCGCGTTCCGACTGGTAAAGAAGCCGTGGCCTGGGCCAGGGAAGTCGAGCGGCTTGGTGCCGGGGAAATTGTGCTGACCTCGATGGATGCAGACGGAACGCAAAGTGGTTATGATTTAGAGGTAACGGCCGCCGTCAGCCAGACGGTGTCGATTCCTGTGGTCGCCAGCGGCGGAGCAGGCCAACCGGAACACCTGGCCGATGCCATCCAGCTCGGTTGCGCCGACGCCGCGCTTGCCGCTGGCATATTTCATTTTGGCCAATTTTCAATACGGCAAGTGAAAGAAGTGATGCGCAAGCGAGGCATCCACGTCCGATTGTGA
- a CDS encoding serine/threonine protein kinase: MPDTTKKPIDAEHATVAWNDLAERADALIEAWQGDHLPPNLADYLPAEPPLLRRMALNEFIKIDLEYRWQQHELPKQIEEYVEEFPELVEDGQVSCDLIYEEFHIRQQTDDPPAPETYYKRFPGQTERLKRMMSIEPNRMGSTTMIGGQKGAEIDVGQQIDDFDLLLRLGKGSFGSVFLARQRSMQRLVALKISRDRGTEPQTLAMLDHPYIVRVYDQRVLHDRKLQLMYMQHIPGGTLQDVVEAARRQAPALRSGKTVLEAVDRALNHSGESPPEGGLRRRLANTHWPEAACWIGAKLAAALEYAHQRGVLHRDVKPANVLLAADCTPKLVDFNVSFSSKLEGATPAAYFGGSLAYMSPEQLEATNPDHEREPGELDGKSDVYSLGVMLWELLTGTRPFGEEHMEKNWSETLKILTDRRRFGVPVSAIAALPPDLPPALQNILLSCLAPHATNRPTAGQLARQLELCLQPRVQSLLIARPKSLRQWMRRYPFWCFVALGLVPSAVFSTGNLILNKSEFVPKGDEIKNFFEGVEVPVVNFLSFGLAIGVVFRFAWPVLYTVRKVVYGNQVQSEPLPQIRLRALHVGDCAGWFGFALWMISGIVFPGWMHLRFGNRPEINSQLYANFIASQFASGGISSTLTFFLLSYMCVRAFYPVLIRPEQACPEEVENFIRLECRCRRAFGWAVFFAVVGGAVPMFLMLSMEKVGEVLRVWMILLSVAGLLSCFAAWKMLNAISSDLSALAIAVDPTRESSASAGTDTVESFWTGTR; this comes from the coding sequence ATGCCAGATACCACGAAGAAGCCCATCGACGCCGAGCATGCCACGGTCGCATGGAACGATCTGGCCGAGCGCGCCGATGCACTAATCGAAGCCTGGCAGGGAGACCATCTGCCGCCCAATTTGGCCGATTATTTGCCGGCGGAGCCGCCACTGTTGCGGCGAATGGCCCTGAATGAATTTATCAAGATCGACCTCGAATATCGCTGGCAACAACATGAGTTGCCCAAGCAAATTGAAGAGTACGTCGAAGAGTTCCCCGAGCTTGTCGAAGATGGCCAGGTGTCGTGCGATTTGATCTACGAAGAGTTTCACATCCGCCAACAAACCGACGATCCGCCCGCGCCGGAAACCTATTACAAGCGCTTTCCTGGCCAGACTGAGCGACTGAAGCGGATGATGTCGATCGAGCCGAACCGAATGGGCAGCACAACAATGATCGGAGGCCAGAAAGGGGCCGAAATCGACGTGGGGCAGCAAATCGACGATTTCGATCTGCTGTTGCGACTGGGCAAAGGCTCCTTCGGTTCGGTGTTCCTTGCGCGGCAACGATCGATGCAGCGACTGGTGGCGCTGAAAATCTCGCGCGATCGCGGGACTGAACCTCAAACACTGGCGATGCTCGACCATCCCTACATTGTCCGGGTCTACGATCAGCGCGTGCTCCACGACCGTAAGTTGCAACTGATGTATATGCAACACATCCCCGGCGGCACGCTGCAAGATGTCGTTGAAGCGGCTCGGCGGCAAGCCCCTGCGCTTCGCAGTGGCAAAACCGTGCTGGAAGCGGTCGATCGCGCCCTGAACCATAGCGGCGAATCGCCGCCGGAAGGCGGGCTACGGCGTCGATTGGCCAACACCCATTGGCCGGAAGCGGCCTGTTGGATCGGAGCAAAATTGGCCGCCGCGCTCGAATACGCCCATCAGCGAGGTGTCCTGCACCGCGATGTGAAGCCCGCGAATGTACTGCTGGCGGCCGATTGCACGCCAAAGTTGGTGGATTTCAACGTCAGTTTCAGTTCGAAGCTCGAAGGGGCCACGCCGGCGGCGTACTTCGGCGGCTCGCTCGCCTACATGTCGCCGGAGCAACTCGAAGCGACGAACCCCGACCATGAGCGTGAGCCTGGCGAGCTCGATGGAAAGAGTGACGTCTATTCACTCGGCGTGATGCTGTGGGAGTTGCTCACGGGCACGCGACCCTTCGGCGAAGAGCACATGGAGAAAAACTGGAGCGAGACGCTCAAAATCCTCACCGATCGCCGTCGCTTCGGAGTGCCGGTGAGCGCGATCGCGGCATTGCCGCCCGATTTGCCGCCCGCCTTGCAAAACATACTACTATCGTGTCTGGCTCCACACGCTACGAACCGCCCGACTGCCGGCCAACTGGCGCGGCAACTCGAGTTGTGCTTGCAACCACGGGTGCAAAGTTTGCTGATCGCGCGGCCAAAATCGCTGCGACAATGGATGCGACGGTATCCGTTTTGGTGTTTTGTCGCGCTAGGTTTGGTGCCAAGCGCGGTTTTCAGTACGGGCAATTTGATTCTAAATAAGAGCGAATTTGTTCCTAAGGGCGACGAGATCAAGAATTTTTTTGAAGGCGTTGAAGTGCCCGTCGTCAATTTCTTGTCGTTCGGACTGGCAATTGGCGTCGTCTTTCGATTCGCTTGGCCGGTACTGTATACGGTGCGAAAAGTCGTTTACGGAAATCAAGTTCAATCGGAGCCATTGCCGCAAATACGACTGCGTGCATTGCACGTTGGCGATTGCGCCGGTTGGTTTGGCTTTGCCTTGTGGATGATATCGGGAATTGTGTTTCCAGGTTGGATGCACCTGAGGTTTGGGAATCGCCCTGAAATCAATTCACAATTGTACGCAAATTTTATCGCATCGCAGTTTGCCTCTGGCGGCATTTCATCGACGCTGACGTTTTTCTTGCTGAGCTACATGTGCGTCCGCGCCTTCTATCCAGTTCTCATTCGGCCCGAACAAGCCTGCCCCGAGGAGGTCGAAAACTTCATTCGCCTCGAGTGCCGCTGCCGCCGAGCGTTTGGTTGGGCGGTGTTCTTCGCGGTTGTCGGTGGCGCGGTTCCAATGTTTCTCATGCTCAGCATGGAAAAGGTTGGCGAGGTGCTCCGAGTGTGGATGATCCTGCTCAGCGTGGCAGGCCTGTTAAGCTGTTTTGCGGCGTGGAAGATGCTCAATGCAATCAGTTCAGATCTCTCCGCGCTTGCCATCGCCGTCGATCCCACTCGCGAATCGTCGGCTTCGGCCGGAACCGATACCGTCGAATCTTTTTGGACCGGCACGCGTTGA
- a CDS encoding sodium/solute symporter (Members of the Solute:Sodium Symporter (SSS), TC 2.A.21 as described in tcdb.org, catalyze solute:Na+ symport. Known solutes for members of the family include sugars, amino acids, nucleosides, inositols, vitamins, urea or anions, depending on the system.), which yields MPGNFGLSGYLVLVIYMLATILLGLSFARKQKNLAGYFLAERAAPWWAVGISVIACDLSAISYMGSPGWVYDQDLRYPMSTLMLPFMAWLVAYLFIPFLAKLQVYTIYEYLEHRFGLSCRLFASAIFSLQRAAHLAVAIFAVSLAFRQIAGWDVWACIIVIGALTTFYTVFGGMKAVLWTDVMQFFVLVGGIFVMLGVVLWQFDGNVVTIWRSADSGGHTKLFTFDTEFWRPQFWQEMTIWGIFLGMLVTQVAAYGSDQVLVQRYISAGSGKMMTRSLMFSAFLAIPVMVLLNFLGLGFYAYYHAPGNSELLASLNNMVSQSKENVQNLVMPHFIRSVLPSGLAGLVFAGLFAATMSVFSSGLNSLSTVTCVDFVQRIRRLQANSKAVTLENARWVTFVWGLVVTLAAIGVYSANLGSVVEIAVSVIGFFSGPLLGMFLLGMFSMRANSTGTILGALAGFATAWYLGANYVSFIWNAFTGCVPTVVFGYLFSCFFPAEARERVFPMTIWGRKQRRSTSGSDG from the coding sequence ATGCCTGGCAACTTTGGATTGAGCGGTTACTTGGTGCTCGTCATCTACATGTTGGCGACCATTCTATTGGGGCTCTCGTTTGCCAGAAAGCAAAAGAATCTGGCCGGGTATTTTTTGGCCGAGCGCGCGGCCCCGTGGTGGGCGGTCGGCATTTCGGTCATCGCCTGCGATCTGTCAGCGATTTCATATATGGGATCTCCTGGCTGGGTTTACGACCAAGACCTGCGGTATCCCATGAGTACGCTAATGTTGCCGTTCATGGCCTGGTTGGTGGCCTATTTGTTCATCCCGTTTCTGGCAAAGCTGCAGGTTTACACGATCTACGAATATCTCGAGCATCGGTTCGGCCTTAGTTGTCGATTGTTTGCCTCAGCTATTTTTTCACTTCAACGTGCCGCGCACCTGGCGGTGGCTATTTTCGCGGTTTCATTGGCGTTCAGACAGATTGCCGGCTGGGATGTATGGGCCTGCATTATTGTGATTGGCGCGTTGACGACGTTCTACACAGTATTCGGCGGCATGAAGGCAGTGCTCTGGACCGACGTGATGCAGTTCTTTGTCTTGGTCGGCGGAATCTTCGTCATGCTCGGCGTCGTGCTTTGGCAGTTTGACGGCAATGTCGTCACGATCTGGAGATCGGCCGACAGCGGTGGCCACACCAAGCTATTCACTTTTGACACCGAATTTTGGCGTCCGCAATTTTGGCAGGAAATGACCATTTGGGGAATCTTTCTTGGGATGTTGGTCACCCAGGTCGCTGCGTACGGCAGTGATCAAGTATTGGTTCAGCGATATATCTCGGCCGGTTCGGGAAAAATGATGACGAGATCGTTGATGTTTTCGGCTTTTTTGGCGATTCCTGTAATGGTTCTTCTCAACTTCCTCGGATTGGGCTTCTATGCCTACTATCACGCGCCGGGCAATAGCGAGTTGCTTGCCTCGTTGAACAACATGGTGAGCCAGTCGAAGGAAAATGTACAGAACCTCGTTATGCCGCACTTCATCCGCAGCGTACTCCCATCGGGATTGGCCGGCTTGGTATTTGCCGGCTTGTTCGCAGCCACAATGTCCGTGTTTTCATCGGGATTGAACTCGCTGAGCACCGTGACCTGCGTCGATTTCGTTCAGCGCATCCGCCGCCTACAAGCCAATTCGAAGGCCGTGACGTTGGAAAATGCCCGTTGGGTAACGTTCGTCTGGGGCTTGGTCGTCACCTTAGCGGCGATTGGTGTTTACTCGGCCAACCTAGGCTCGGTCGTGGAGATAGCCGTGAGCGTGATCGGCTTTTTCAGCGGACCGCTGTTGGGCATGTTCTTGTTGGGCATGTTTTCAATGCGCGCGAATTCGACGGGAACTATTCTTGGCGCACTCGCGGGATTTGCCACAGCCTGGTACTTGGGGGCAAATTATGTCTCGTTCATTTGGAACGCATTCACAGGCTGTGTGCCGACGGTCGTCTTCGGATATCTGTTCAGTTGCTTCTTTCCTGCGGAAGCGCGCGAGCGAGTCTTCCCCATGACGATTTGGGGGCGGAAACAGCGTCGATCGACGAGCGGTTCCGACGGCTGA
- a CDS encoding alpha/beta hydrolase — MIARFALTMFCVACSPLIVSTRADDAGPREIEKQRNVEYGSGSGEKLTLHLAKPKLLEKPAPAVVVIHGGGWAAGSKDAHQDLIEQLARRGYVAVSVGYRLAPKYKFPAQVEDVKCCVRWLRAHADELQLQSDRIGAVGFSAGAHLSMMLGVMDPEDGLEGDGGWADQSSKVQAVVAYFGPTNLVDPFPPVSRVILEDWIGKKPEAAIKTYQRASPITYVNRHDADMLLFQGTNDPLVPYDQAWQMVRALTKNDIRGRVEFLLGAEHGWGKEENERTWKSAQAFLDERLTGK, encoded by the coding sequence ATGATCGCGCGATTCGCCTTGACCATGTTCTGTGTGGCTTGTTCGCCCCTGATCGTATCGACGCGAGCGGACGACGCCGGGCCGCGTGAAATTGAAAAGCAACGGAATGTCGAATATGGCTCCGGAAGCGGGGAGAAATTAACCCTGCATCTGGCGAAGCCGAAATTACTCGAAAAACCGGCTCCGGCAGTCGTCGTCATTCACGGCGGCGGCTGGGCGGCAGGGAGCAAAGACGCTCATCAAGATTTAATCGAGCAACTCGCCCGCCGCGGATATGTGGCGGTGTCGGTCGGCTACCGCTTGGCTCCCAAATACAAGTTTCCTGCCCAGGTGGAAGACGTGAAATGCTGCGTTCGCTGGCTGCGGGCGCATGCCGACGAATTGCAGCTTCAGTCCGATCGAATCGGCGCAGTTGGTTTTTCGGCCGGCGCACACCTCTCGATGATGCTCGGCGTGATGGACCCTGAAGACGGCCTTGAAGGGGACGGCGGATGGGCCGATCAATCGAGTAAAGTGCAAGCGGTGGTTGCCTACTTCGGCCCAACGAATCTGGTCGATCCGTTTCCACCGGTCAGCCGGGTGATACTCGAAGACTGGATCGGCAAGAAGCCCGAAGCGGCCATTAAAACCTATCAGCGCGCATCGCCAATCACGTACGTCAACCGCCACGACGCCGACATGCTCCTGTTTCAGGGCACGAACGATCCGCTGGTTCCATACGATCAAGCCTGGCAAATGGTCCGCGCACTGACAAAAAACGACATCCGCGGCCGCGTTGAATTCCTGCTCGGTGCCGAACACGGCTGGGGGAAAGAAGAAAACGAGCGAACGTGGAAAAGTGCCCAAGCGTTCTTGGATGAGCGGCTGACAGGGAAGTGA
- a CDS encoding superoxide dismutase family protein, with protein MYQFHTGEFAMLKLVVALPACLLSAVALAQQPSHEHAAVTGGPSEAVVVLVPMKNSGVNGTLTLTQHGNDVVVKGKITGLKPGKHGFHIHQFGDLRDGEGKSAGGHYNPSGAPHAGPEASAHHAGDLGNVDADSKGIAEVNKTVDGLKLQTVIGRSMVVHADADDLMSQPSGNAGARVAVGVIGIAEAKHTAAAAK; from the coding sequence ATGTACCAATTTCACACAGGAGAATTCGCCATGCTGAAGCTCGTTGTCGCCCTTCCTGCTTGTTTGTTGTCCGCTGTCGCGCTGGCACAACAGCCGTCGCATGAACACGCTGCCGTAACCGGCGGGCCGAGCGAGGCTGTTGTCGTGCTGGTCCCCATGAAGAACAGCGGCGTGAACGGCACGTTGACGCTGACGCAACACGGCAACGATGTTGTGGTAAAAGGCAAGATCACAGGGCTTAAGCCAGGAAAACACGGCTTTCATATTCATCAATTTGGCGATTTGCGCGATGGGGAAGGGAAATCGGCCGGTGGCCATTACAATCCATCCGGCGCGCCTCACGCCGGACCAGAGGCATCGGCGCATCATGCGGGAGATTTGGGAAATGTTGACGCAGACAGCAAGGGCATCGCAGAAGTAAACAAGACCGTCGACGGATTGAAGTTGCAGACCGTGATTGGCCGCTCGATGGTGGTCCACGCCGACGCCGACGACCTGATGAGCCAACCGTCGGGAAATGCTGGCGCTCGCGTTGCCGTGGGAGTGATTGGTATCGCCGAAGCCAAACACACCGCGGCCGCTGCCAAATAG